The genomic segment AATATTTCATTACCTTCTGGATTTCGATGGATTTCCAAAGATCTACGATCTTTGCTGCATCCATTCCGCAACCCAAGGCGGAAGCTGTGATCGCACCCACGGAAGTTCCGCAGACTACATCCGGTTTAAATCCGATTTCTTCTAAATATTTTAGGACCCCGGCATGATATGCGCCTCGAGCGCCTCCACCGGATAATACTAAAGCCCGCTTCATTCCAAATAAGGTCCTGCCGGAGTCAGTCTTAGGTTTCGCAGGTAAATTTCAAGGCGGAATATTGATTTGGAAGTTTGTAGTATCTTCGACAATTTCTACGCGAGTTCGTATTACCCAGATATAACTAGCTAATATTGGCTTAGAATTTGGAAGAATGGATGGGGTTCCTAAATCAGCGTCGAAGTTACTACAGATTTAGCATCAGGGAATTCCCCTCGCATAGTAACATCTAAAAAGGAAGAAATTAAAACCTTCTGAGTGTCTGCGTCTAGCTATGCTAAATGCCCGAAAGTGACCAATTCTCGGAACTCAGAAAGGCCAGTGGTCTGATGGTATTGCAATAGGTCCAAGAGGGCCTTTTTGCAGGGGCCTGGGCTATTGCTCAGCCACCTCACAGGTCATTTTCTTGCTGCAACTGTCGCTACTCAACTAAACCACCTCCTTTAACGTGTGGCCAGACCATATTCTGTCGCATTAAAAAGTCAAGAAATGTCCGTATTTTTTTACGGATTTCAGAAACAAGTTTCCAAAGTGTAACTTAGGAAACTATTTTCACCTTTCTGGACAGATAGAGAGCGAGAAGATTGAAACCGATCGCAAAGTAACCTACTATATCAAATCTTTCGAAAGTTCCATTCGGTAATTGGATTAGGATCGCTCCTGCAAGAAGAGCTCCGATACCGGTGGCTACACTCTGTAAACTAGAATTCACAGACATAAAACTTCCCCTCACCTCAGGCCGAATGGCAGAAGTTAACATTGCCATAGAAGGAATAACCCGACCGGATACTAGGACCATAAAAACTGTCGTAACTCCGAGGGCCATGTACACAGGCAGATCCTTAGGTAAATGAGTGATAGCAAGAATAGGAAATAAGGCGAGAAGAACTAGGATCAGAAAAACCTTATGTTTCCCGAACTTATCCGACATGAATCCTACGATCCAAGAAGAAACAAAAGTGCAAATCCCTCCGATCTCGTAGATATGGCTGACCTGAGTCTTGGAAAAGCCCATATTCCTTTCCATAAAAACAGCTATCGAAGTTACGACAGTAAATCCACCCAAGATTACGCTCATAAAAAACGCTAGAGCCACCAAGTGATCTCTTTTCGAAAGCACGCTAATTAGCTGACTGAAATCCGCCACCTTCTGCTTTTCCATTTTAGAAGGAATGCTAGGTAAATAAAGAATGGCCAGAACCAGGACCGGAAGCCCGAGGATCACAATAAATGCAAAGGTATAATTCCAACCGGAACTCATCGCAATTCTGATACCTGTAGGAACTCCTAACACTGATGCAGCGGAGAATGCGCCCATTACTCCCCCCATCGCCTTCCCTCTCTTTTCTATCGGAAAAACGTCACCTATAATGGAAAGGACCACACCGCTGATCATTCCTCCGAAAATTCCCGCAGTGATCCTTGCAAAAAGAAGAAAAGAATATGTATCTGCAATCGCGCAGAGCGCAGTTCCTACTAAAAACCCCACATATAAAAAGATTGCAGCAGACTTACGATTGAAACGATCGATAAAGTTAGCTCCAATCAAAGCAGCAATCGCTGCGGCAAAAGAATAAGAAGAAAGTACCAAAGAGAACATTGCGGTATCGATCTGGAACTGCTTCAAAAAATAATCCTGAAGCGGAAACATGATCATAAAATCCATGATATTGGTGAACTGAATACTCGCGAGCAGCAAGATCAGAAACAATTCATGACGAACCATTTTTGTCCGAGGAAGTGAAGCTACGGATTCCATATACTTACCAGATTTTTTTAGGTAAGTTATAAAGAGATAAATTTTTAGAAGTTCCGTATTTTACTCATATAAATTTATTCATGTAAAGTTTGGAAACTAAATAGATTCAGACTATTCGTCTAGAACTAAGTTCAAGAAATTTCTAAGATTACAAATGCGGGTTTCAATGACGAATCGGCACCCAAGTTTATTTCCACACTAGGTAAATAATTTTCCGATTTTTGTTACTAGGATTTTTAACTTCCTTTCTTTGAAGCGTATAAACCTAAATCTTCATCCGTCTATCTGAATATCCGCTATGAAACTCAAAAGATATCTTTCGGAAGACTTTTCTTATTCGAAATCAGGAGAAATCCGTAAACTTCGAACCCTAGACAATGACAAATCCGTCAGAATTCTCAGCGTTTTTACCCTTCTAATCTCCTGCATTCTTTTGGCTCAAACCATACTTTCACCCGGCACTACAATGGGAGGCCAGCTTCAATTCTTGTACGGTCTTAGCTTCGGAAGTTCCGCGTTATTCTCAGGATTGATGTTGGCGATCCTTGCCTTAAAGGACTTAAAAGGAAAAAAACTCTCCTATTTCTCCACTCTTGGTTATGTCGGGATCCTTACTTTAGTAACTACATTTGCAACTTTGGTGGATCAGCATCATGCGGGGGACTATTCCGCATTCTGTTTCGGATTGCTTATGCTCCCACTTTTCATCCGGGCAAGCTTTCTTACTTACCTTACTATCGTCTCGATCAATCTGTTATTCTTTTCATTCGGTTATAGTTTTATGACCGAACGAGACCTTGATTTCTCCATCTTAACCCCCGTCATTGCATTCTCCATTGCGAGCATAGGTGCAGCTATCAATGTAGAAGGTACCAGATTAAAAAGTAACCTTTTGCAATTACAATTGGAAGAATCCAATAAAAGCCTAAAAGAACTATCCCATAAAGATTCCTTAACAGGGCTTTTCAATAGAAGACACTTAATGGAATCATTAAGTACTCTTTTAGCGGCATCTAAAAGATACGATTTTCCTTTGTCTGTCCTTCTACTCGATTTGGACCATTTCAAAAAGGCAAACGATTCATTCGGACACCAAGCAGGAGATAAATTACTCGCGACGATCGGAAGATCGTTGTCTGGGTTAGTGAGAGATTGTGACGTAGCAGCTCGTTACGGCGGAGAAGAATTCTGTGTCGTGCTCTCCAATACGAATATAGAAGGAGCTAAATTCGTAGCGGAAAGGATCCGAGCCAGAATAGAAACCGAAACCTTCGAAGAAATACCTTGGACAATTACAGTGAGTATAGGAGTCGCTTCAAGAGAAGGTGACGAGAGTCCCGA from the Leptospira hartskeerlii genome contains:
- a CDS encoding MFS transporter, producing the protein MESVASLPRTKMVRHELFLILLLASIQFTNIMDFMIMFPLQDYFLKQFQIDTAMFSLVLSSYSFAAAIAALIGANFIDRFNRKSAAIFLYVGFLVGTALCAIADTYSFLLFARITAGIFGGMISGVVLSIIGDVFPIEKRGKAMGGVMGAFSAASVLGVPTGIRIAMSSGWNYTFAFIVILGLPVLVLAILYLPSIPSKMEKQKVADFSQLISVLSKRDHLVALAFFMSVILGGFTVVTSIAVFMERNMGFSKTQVSHIYEIGGICTFVSSWIVGFMSDKFGKHKVFLILVLLALFPILAITHLPKDLPVYMALGVTTVFMVLVSGRVIPSMAMLTSAIRPEVRGSFMSVNSSLQSVATGIGALLAGAILIQLPNGTFERFDIVGYFAIGFNLLALYLSRKVKIVS
- a CDS encoding GGDEF domain-containing protein, which codes for MKLKRYLSEDFSYSKSGEIRKLRTLDNDKSVRILSVFTLLISCILLAQTILSPGTTMGGQLQFLYGLSFGSSALFSGLMLAILALKDLKGKKLSYFSTLGYVGILTLVTTFATLVDQHHAGDYSAFCFGLLMLPLFIRASFLTYLTIVSINLLFFSFGYSFMTERDLDFSILTPVIAFSIASIGAAINVEGTRLKSNLLQLQLEESNKSLKELSHKDSLTGLFNRRHLMESLSTLLAASKRYDFPLSVLLLDLDHFKKANDSFGHQAGDKLLATIGRSLSGLVRDCDVAARYGGEEFCVVLSNTNIEGAKFVAERIRARIETETFEEIPWTITVSIGVASREGDESPEDFLKAADKKLYESKAAGRNRVSA